The Chryseobacterium nakagawai genome has a segment encoding these proteins:
- a CDS encoding endo-beta-N-acetylglucosaminidase H encodes MKKKSILTALMAMALQSGAFLHAQQLNPKGICYVEVNNNNLLNAGAYKLQTSNSYLFNVVNIFAANINYDTSRGRAYLYSNNNVTKVLTNADTYIKPLQQKGMKVVLTILGNHQGAGICNFPTREAAKDFALQLANTVNTYGLDGIDFDDEYSDYGNNGTGQPNDSSFVMLVQELRALLPDKIISFYYYGDAASRLSWNGARVGDNINYSWNAMYGTFSAPNVPPLTKAQISPAAVWLGNTSNSTTTSLATQTKNGGYGLYLWYDLKGTNQTSQLSAGTQTLYGEPTVLSGTLQSWTQGTNCDAPIGLYTSNLTGTSAKLNWSTVGTNTYDIDYKPASSTTWTSAATAVNSSSITVSGLAANTEYDWRIRTNCSVKSTYMFAPRFNSGSGTTAPTGSYALSLDGSTESGAAGNMNLNGSTLSFEGWIKPSSFKSASPYISSIMGTEVSDSNSAFLRLGDASLANNKLQFVISVNNVQQKLASATALNANTWYHVAATYDGSTMKLYINGALDASKAQTGNVSSNGAFNVGYLYNTSRNFNGKIDEVRVWKRALSQTEISQNMCNVSVPASSLAAYWKFNEGSGSTVQDSSGNGVTLSLTGVDASNWATDLPCTTGTSKLSSNTIVQRGIGSGEIKSRNQIKLYPNPVSKASSFTVSVPDEYNKGKLTIYDFNGRVVGTKSLNAGDNHYESSGLSTGNYILQFESQNGGKKQTEKLIVK; translated from the coding sequence ATGAAAAAAAAATCCATCCTTACCGCACTGATGGCCATGGCGCTTCAGTCTGGTGCTTTTCTTCATGCACAACAGCTTAATCCTAAAGGAATATGCTATGTGGAAGTGAACAACAATAACCTCCTGAATGCAGGAGCATATAAACTGCAAACATCGAATAGTTACCTGTTCAATGTGGTCAATATTTTTGCGGCCAATATTAATTATGATACCAGCCGTGGAAGAGCCTATCTGTACTCTAATAATAATGTGACGAAGGTTCTTACCAATGCAGATACCTACATAAAGCCATTGCAGCAGAAAGGAATGAAAGTGGTCCTTACCATTCTGGGAAATCACCAGGGAGCAGGAATATGTAATTTTCCTACCCGTGAGGCAGCAAAAGACTTTGCATTACAATTAGCCAATACAGTAAATACTTATGGTCTGGATGGGATTGATTTTGATGATGAATATTCAGACTATGGAAATAATGGGACCGGGCAGCCTAATGACAGTTCCTTCGTAATGCTTGTTCAGGAACTAAGAGCATTACTTCCGGATAAGATCATTTCATTCTATTATTATGGAGATGCTGCTTCAAGACTTTCCTGGAACGGAGCCCGAGTAGGAGATAATATCAATTACAGCTGGAATGCGATGTACGGAACATTCTCCGCACCTAATGTTCCGCCTCTTACCAAAGCACAGATTTCTCCGGCAGCAGTATGGCTTGGGAATACTTCCAATTCTACTACCACCAGTCTGGCTACCCAAACAAAAAACGGGGGGTATGGATTATATCTTTGGTATGATCTTAAAGGAACCAATCAAACGTCACAACTTTCAGCAGGTACCCAGACATTATATGGTGAACCAACGGTTTTAAGCGGGACTTTACAATCATGGACCCAAGGAACCAATTGTGATGCTCCTATCGGATTATACACCAGCAATCTTACCGGAACAAGTGCGAAATTAAACTGGTCTACGGTAGGAACCAATACTTATGATATTGACTATAAACCAGCCTCGTCAACAACATGGACGAGTGCAGCTACAGCGGTTAACTCTAGTTCAATCACAGTTTCAGGACTAGCCGCTAATACCGAATACGATTGGAGAATCAGAACAAACTGTAGCGTAAAAAGTACATATATGTTTGCTCCAAGATTCAATAGCGGATCTGGAACAACGGCACCTACAGGTTCTTATGCTCTGTCTTTGGATGGAAGCACTGAATCCGGAGCAGCCGGAAATATGAACTTAAATGGTTCCACATTATCTTTCGAAGGCTGGATCAAACCTTCATCTTTTAAATCAGCATCCCCATACATCTCATCAATCATGGGAACGGAGGTAAGTGATAGCAATTCAGCGTTCTTGCGATTAGGAGATGCCAGCCTTGCCAATAATAAGCTTCAGTTTGTAATAAGTGTCAATAATGTACAGCAAAAACTAGCTTCTGCTACTGCTTTAAATGCCAATACATGGTATCATGTGGCAGCAACCTATGATGGAAGTACGATGAAACTTTATATCAATGGTGCTTTGGATGCAAGTAAAGCACAAACCGGAAATGTAAGTTCCAACGGAGCTTTCAATGTAGGATATTTATATAACACTTCCAGAAACTTCAACGGTAAAATAGATGAGGTCAGAGTTTGGAAACGTGCATTGAGCCAGACGGAAATCAGTCAGAATATGTGTAATGTATCTGTTCCTGCTTCTTCCCTTGCAGCCTACTGGAAGTTTAATGAAGGGAGTGGTTCTACCGTTCAGGATAGTTCAGGGAATGGTGTGACTCTAAGCTTGACAGGGGTAGATGCTTCCAACTGGGCAACTGATCTTCCATGTACGACAGGGACTTCAAAATTATCAAGTAATACAATAGTTCAAAGAGGGATCGGTTCAGGAGAAATCAAAAGTAGGAATCAGATAAAGTTGTATCCGAATCCTGTAAGCAAAGCTTCTTCATTTACGGTTTCAGTTCCTGATGAATACAACAAAGGAAAATTGACAATCTATGATTTTAACGGAAGAGTTGTAGGTACAAAATCTCTCAATGCCGGAGATAATCATTATGAATCCTCAGGACTTTCAACAGGAAATTACATCCTTCAGTTTGAATCTCAGAATGGAGGTAAAAAGCAGACCGAAAAATTAATAGTAAAATAA
- a CDS encoding ROK family protein — protein MMQNILGIDIGGSHITLAQVDAEKREIITSTYVREHVNSFDNKETIFSAWTSAIEKAADDLVKEDLLIGIAMPGPFDYENGISLMQQGKFIDIYQVNIKEELANRLSISSKQIHFVNDAAAFMEGEVFGGCVQGFKRVFGVTLGTGLGTTFYNGEFATDEDLWDSPFKDSIGEDYLATRWFVNRYEKLTGEKISGTKDLLDKPLEIQQKMFDEYADSFSDFIVKYVDHYKPEVLVIGGNIAKAYPHFEQRFIQNLIKNNINLQVKISAIFEDAAILGAASYALKKLI, from the coding sequence ATGATGCAGAATATATTAGGAATCGATATTGGCGGCTCACATATTACATTGGCACAGGTAGATGCTGAAAAAAGAGAAATTATCACTTCAACGTATGTAAGAGAGCACGTTAATTCTTTTGATAATAAAGAAACCATTTTCTCAGCTTGGACTTCAGCTATTGAGAAAGCAGCCGATGATCTGGTGAAAGAAGATCTTTTGATTGGAATTGCTATGCCGGGTCCTTTCGACTATGAAAACGGAATCTCTCTAATGCAGCAAGGGAAATTTATTGATATATACCAGGTCAATATAAAAGAAGAACTGGCGAATAGATTATCCATTTCTTCAAAGCAGATTCATTTTGTAAATGATGCTGCTGCCTTTATGGAAGGAGAAGTATTTGGAGGCTGTGTTCAGGGTTTTAAAAGAGTTTTTGGAGTAACACTGGGTACAGGATTAGGAACCACATTTTACAACGGAGAATTTGCGACCGATGAAGACTTATGGGATTCACCATTTAAAGACTCAATAGGTGAAGATTACCTAGCTACACGCTGGTTTGTAAATAGGTATGAGAAACTTACCGGAGAGAAAATTTCAGGAACTAAAGATCTTTTGGATAAACCTTTAGAAATACAGCAAAAGATGTTTGATGAATATGCAGATTCTTTCTCCGATTTTATTGTAAAATATGTAGATCATTACAAACCGGAAGTTTTAGTTATAGGAGGAAATATCGCAAAAGCGTATCCTCATTTTGAGCAAAGATTTATTCAGAATCTAATAAAGAATAATATTAACTTGCAGGTTAAAATTTCGGCCATATTTGAAGATGCGGCCATTCTGGGAGCGGCCAGCTATGCATTAAAAAAGCTTATATAA
- a CDS encoding endo-beta-N-acetylglucosaminidase H gives MKKKSFLIPLMALMLQAGSQLKAQQLNPLGVCYVEVNNNNMLNAGSYTLQTTNRQLFDVAIIFAANINYDVSKSRAYISNNNNVTKVLNDVNTYVKPLQQKGIKVLLDLLGNHQGAGISNFPNREAAKDFALQVAHTVYTYGLDGVDLDDEYAGYGNNGTGQPNNSSFVMLLQELKAAMPDKLITFYYYGPATSRQTYNGDLAGNYINYSWNAMYGTYVAPNVPPLDKSKLSPAAIWIQNSNPQSTSASTLASLATSTKNDGYGVFMWYDLGGTNMANYLSTGSNILYNEDTQLSGQLYSWSQGQTCDPPLGLDVSNVTGTSAKLNWTSNASQTYNIDYKPANSTTWINVASNYSGGNVVINNLTMNTDYDWRIQSNCSPTLTSTYLFAPRFNSGNGCATPSGVVSGSYLGNSAQLSWDAGTASSYTLQYKTTAATSWSEVQNISTNTYSLQNLTPNTNYVWKVQAACNGGTTSTYSGEGSFNSGFAPVVSPGPRSLSFNGSTNYLNAGQFNLSGNAVTIEGWVKVNAFKTAFPNISSVLGIEVGDNNSAMLRFGDGNLANNKLQFILSFGSSQTKINTNTAFNTNTWYHVAATYDGTAMKLYVNGNLDATTPVTGNFTANGILYLARNYDNSRALNGALDEFRVWKRALTAQEIMNNSCNVAANSQGLEANWKMDEGSGAGALDATANTHFATLVNMSDTNWKTEVPCNASLSVRDLESVKENNTVYPNPVKRGSDIHFTGTDSSGEVSFYDISGKLLKKQEINQNNNTVNTQDLTSGTYIYKITSSKNKVVSSGKIIVK, from the coding sequence ATGAAAAAAAAATCCTTTCTTATTCCCCTGATGGCCCTGATGCTTCAAGCCGGGTCTCAACTCAAAGCCCAACAGCTCAATCCCTTGGGAGTATGTTATGTGGAGGTAAATAACAATAACATGCTGAATGCAGGTTCTTATACTCTACAAACCACCAACAGGCAGCTTTTTGATGTTGCTATTATCTTCGCTGCCAATATCAACTATGATGTTTCTAAAAGCAGAGCGTATATCTCAAATAATAATAACGTTACCAAAGTATTAAATGATGTAAATACCTATGTAAAACCTTTACAACAAAAAGGAATTAAGGTATTGCTGGACCTTTTAGGAAATCATCAGGGAGCTGGGATCTCCAATTTTCCTAATCGTGAAGCCGCCAAAGACTTTGCTTTACAGGTAGCCCATACAGTATATACTTATGGTTTAGATGGGGTGGATCTGGATGATGAATACGCAGGATATGGAAATAATGGGACAGGACAGCCTAATAACAGTTCTTTTGTAATGTTGCTGCAGGAGCTTAAAGCTGCTATGCCTGATAAGCTGATTACATTCTATTATTATGGACCTGCAACTTCAAGACAAACTTATAATGGGGATTTAGCAGGAAATTATATCAACTATAGCTGGAACGCGATGTATGGAACTTATGTTGCTCCAAATGTTCCTCCTCTTGATAAATCAAAACTCTCTCCTGCGGCAATTTGGATACAAAATTCAAATCCACAGTCTACTTCAGCATCTACACTGGCATCTTTAGCTACCAGTACTAAAAATGACGGATATGGTGTATTTATGTGGTACGATTTAGGAGGAACCAATATGGCAAATTACCTAAGTACCGGTTCCAATATTCTTTATAATGAAGATACTCAATTAAGCGGACAATTGTATTCATGGAGCCAGGGCCAAACCTGTGATCCGCCATTAGGGTTGGATGTAAGTAATGTAACAGGAACTTCAGCTAAATTAAACTGGACTTCTAATGCTTCTCAAACCTATAATATTGATTATAAACCCGCCAATTCAACAACCTGGATCAATGTAGCAAGCAATTATTCAGGAGGTAATGTAGTCATCAATAATCTGACTATGAACACAGATTATGATTGGAGAATACAATCAAACTGCTCCCCAACACTAACCAGTACCTACCTTTTTGCTCCAAGATTCAATTCCGGAAACGGATGTGCAACACCTTCGGGAGTAGTGTCAGGAAGCTATCTTGGAAATTCTGCTCAATTGTCATGGGATGCCGGAACAGCATCTTCTTATACATTACAGTACAAAACAACAGCAGCCACGTCATGGTCTGAAGTTCAGAATATATCAACCAATACTTATTCACTGCAAAATCTTACTCCTAATACAAATTATGTATGGAAAGTACAGGCAGCATGTAATGGAGGAACAACAAGTACTTATTCAGGAGAAGGATCTTTCAATAGTGGCTTTGCACCTGTGGTAAGTCCTGGTCCAAGATCACTTTCCTTTAACGGAAGCACAAATTACCTGAATGCCGGACAATTTAATTTAAGTGGAAATGCAGTAACGATTGAAGGATGGGTAAAAGTAAATGCTTTTAAAACAGCTTTCCCTAATATTTCATCAGTGCTTGGCATTGAAGTGGGAGATAATAATTCTGCAATGCTTAGATTTGGAGACGGCAACCTGGCGAATAATAAACTTCAGTTTATATTGAGCTTTGGTTCCTCACAGACGAAAATCAATACCAATACAGCATTTAATACCAATACATGGTATCATGTGGCAGCAACGTATGATGGAACAGCGATGAAATTGTATGTCAACGGTAATCTTGATGCAACTACACCTGTTACAGGTAACTTTACCGCCAATGGTATTCTTTATTTAGCAAGAAATTATGATAATTCCCGTGCGCTTAATGGTGCTTTGGATGAATTCAGAGTGTGGAAGAGAGCATTAACAGCTCAGGAAATTATGAATAACAGCTGTAACGTGGCAGCGAACTCACAAGGCCTGGAGGCCAACTGGAAAATGGATGAAGGAAGTGGAGCTGGAGCTTTGGATGCTACTGCAAATACTCACTTTGCCACATTGGTGAATATGAGTGATACCAATTGGAAAACAGAGGTTCCCTGCAACGCTTCATTGTCTGTACGAGATCTTGAATCTGTAAAAGAAAACAATACCGTTTATCCGAATCCCGTTAAAAGAGGAAGTGATATTCATTTTACAGGTACCGATAGCTCCGGCGAAGTTTCATTCTATGATATTTCAGGGAAATTATTGAAGAAGCAGGAAATTAATCAAAATAATAATACAGTGAATACACAGGATTTAACCAGTGGTACTTATATTTACAAGATTACATCCTCAAAAAATAAAGTGGTATCATCAGGTAAAATCATCGTAAAATAA